A region from the Bacteroidales bacterium genome encodes:
- a CDS encoding AAA family ATPase: MQNAILLHNKHWQNKSFNISIKRDLLNKLLKFHDTKEIQIITGLRRSGKSSLLKLYINELIKSENPKSILFINFDDPNFSEIYKNPERIYNIVETAEKLTQTKVKFLFLDEIQVVTGWKKYVKSVYDAERF; this comes from the coding sequence ATGCAAAATGCAATATTACTACATAATAAACATTGGCAAAACAAAAGTTTTAATATATCAATTAAGCGAGATTTACTGAATAAATTATTGAAATTCCATGATACCAAAGAAATACAAATAATTACAGGTTTAAGGCGTAGCGGAAAATCATCTTTATTAAAACTGTATATCAACGAACTAATAAAATCAGAAAATCCTAAATCTATTTTATTTATTAATTTTGATGACCCTAATTTTTCAGAGATATACAAAAACCCCGAAAGAATATATAACATAGTTGAAACAGCAGAAAAATTAACACAAACGAAAGTTAAATTTCTATTTCTTGATGAAATTCAAGTGGTTACAGGATGGAAAAAATATGTAAAAAGTGTTTATGATGCCGAAAGATTTTAA